The Streptomyces sp. BHT-5-2 genomic interval ATGATTCTTGTGACAGGTGCGACCGGGACCATTGGCCGGTACCTGGTACAGGCTCTTGCGGAGGCGGACGTGCCCTTTCGGGCGCTGGTGCGGGACGCGCGCAAGGGCAAGGAGCTGGACTGCGAGTTCGCGGTCGGAGACTTCGACGATCCGGTGTCGATGGTGTCCGCCCTGAAAGGGGTTGACCGTCTTCTGCTCAACAGTGGCGGCGCGCTTCCCGTGGATGGGCAGCAGCCGATGGTCCGGCAGCAGACCGGCGTCATCGATACGGCGCGGGCTGTCGGGGTCTCGGGGGTGGTGAAGGTATCGGCGTGGCAACCCGGCCCCGACGCGAAGCTGTCCGTACGCGCGCACTGGGAGATCGAGCAGTACCTCAAGGCGTCTGGGCTGCGGTGGGCGTCGTTGCAGCCCACCGGTTACATGCAGAATTTCTTCACGGGCGAGGGCGGCTTCACCCACAGCGGTGCCTTGGAAGGTCCGTACGATGCAGGACGTGTGGCGTACATCGACGCCTACGACGTCGCTGCCTGTGCGGCAGTGCTGCTGACAGGCCCGCTCCGGGGCGACGAAACCTATGCGCTCACCGGGCCGGAGGCGCTGACGCATGAGGAGATCGCCGCCAAGCTCGCCATTCCCTTCCGAAATCTGACCCCTCAGGAGGCAGCTGAGGGTCTACAGGCACAGGGGTTGCCCGACTGGTTCGTAGATGACCTTCTGCGACTCTACGCAGAGATGGCAGCTGGCACGATGTCTGAGGTGACGACGGCGGTGCGGGAACTAACCGGGCGTGCGCCTCGTGCGTTCGACGAGTTCTTGGCGAACCGGTAGGACACGCTCGTAGAACCGTCAATCCCGCAACAACCGGGATCGAAATCAGGAACGCTGAAGCCCAAACCGGGAGACCGGGTGTCAAGTCGGCTGTTCTTCTGATGACGGCTCGCCGCCCGTGAGGGCGGTGAGCCGCCGGGGCGGCGGGCCTGCAGCTGTGTCAGCTGGCCTTGACGGGTTCCGCGGCCCGGGCTCGGGTGCTGGCGAGCCGACAGGAGTCGGTGCCGGTCTCGATGATGGTGCAGTTGAAGGTGAGCCGGTCGACGATGGCCGCGCAGAGACGCGGGTCGGTGAAGGTCTTCGTCCAGTCATCTGGGGCTGGCACTTGTTCCCTCACGAGAGTTGCCGCTGCCACCTGCCCGTATCCCGCTCCTGCGGCCCTCGTTGGTTCTCGCGGTAGCACCCCGTTTTGCAAGGTGCTGCCTTGACCGTTCAGGTGCGAGGAACGTGTGCCGGTGACGGAGGCGAGACTCCAGGTCATCGCGGGAGGGGCGGTTCCGAAGGAGCCGCTGGTCACGGATCCGTGGCAGTTTCAAACCGCATGCGTCGATGCGTTCGTCGCCTCGTGGCGAGCCCGCGGATTCAGCCCGGTGACCATCGACAACGACATCGGTCTGTTGGAGCGGACCTTGGCTGCCCTGGGCCGGCCAGCGTGGGAGGTCACCCCGGAGGACATCGATCGTGTCGTGGGCGACCTCGCTGTGAAGGGCCGCAAGACCTCAACCTGTCGCGAGTATGTCCAGGTCTTCAAGGGGTTCCACCGGTTCCTGCAAGCCCGCAAGGCGGCCGAGATCGAGGCCGCATTCGGCGTCCGACTGGTCTGCCCGGTCGACGAGTTCAACGCGTCCCGACATGTCGGCGACGATTCCCCAGCTCTGGTACCGCCTCCGACACCGGAGCGGGTGGCAGAGTTCTTCGACTTCATGAAGCAGCGGATCGCCACCGCGAGGAAGTATGGACCCGCCGCCCGGGACTATGCGATGTTCCGGACGCTGCATCACGCCGGGCTCCGCTCGGAGGAGGCGTCGCTGCTGGACAAGCCGGACGTGCACTTCACCCGCGGCCCGTTCGGCAAGCTCCACGTCCGTTTCGGCAAGGGAGCCCACACCTCCGGGCCGCGTCCGTGCTGGGTTCCCATGCTCGACGGCATGGACCTGGTGCTGCGATGGTTCCTCGACGACGTGCGGCTCAAGTTCCCGGAGTCTCCGGTGCTGTTTGCCGACGAGTCCGGCGGCCCTCTGCATCGCGGGACCATCCGCAACCGGCTCCGCTATCTCATGGAACTCGAAGGACGCCCGCCGGCCCAGAGGTTCAGCCCGCATGACTGCGGAGAGCCTGCGCGACCCGCAACTACGAACGCGGCGTCGACCTTGTAGCGATCCAGCAGATGCTCGGACATTGGACCGTCAGCTCGACCATGCGGTATGTCCGGCCCTCCGCGACCTTTATCGAGGACGCGTATCAGCGGGCTGTGGCCAGCACTCTCGTCGAGCTGACGGGGAAGGACACCTCGACATGAAGATCCGATGGCGGCTTCGGATGGCTGCCGCCCAGTGCGAGGTCTGGACCGGCACCGAGTTGCGGCGGTTGCTGGCTGAGAAGGCTGGCCTGGAGTTGTCCTCCGCATCGGTGTCCGCGCTGTTCACCAAGGAACCCTCGCAGGTGAAGATGACCACGCTGGCCGCATTGTGCACCGCGCTGGAGTGCACCCCCAACGACCTCATCGAGGTCGACACGACCCCCGTCGAGCGGCCCATCGCCCCACCTCGGCCCGTCGTAGACCTCCCCAAGGCCGTCGGCTCCGCCCGGGGCCGGTCGATGCCGCCCTTGTGACCCGCGGACATCTTTATGGGTAAGAAGCAACGGGACTGCGTCACCTGCGGTGCCCCTGTCGGCTACCTCGACCGGCAGCACTGCTGCCGGTGCTGGCGCCGCATGAAGGAACAGGCAGCGAAGGCGGAATGCCCTTCCTGCAGCAAAGACCGCGTGCTCCAGCCGGACACCGGCCGGTGCATCACCTGCTCGCGCGTCTGCGAACAGTGCGGCCACCCGATCCGCTTGCCCCAGAACCGCCTTTGCCGAGAATGCCGCCGTCGGGGCGACCGACTGGCAGTCCAACAACCCTGCCCCCGCTGCGGCAAGCACGGCTATCTCCGCGAGGCGACCGGGTGGTGCGGCCCATGCTCCCGGCCCAGGCAGGGCAAGCAGCCGCCGCGGATCTGCCGAGAATGCGGGCCCTCCGTCGGCATGCCGGACTGGACTCTGCTCAGCCTGCTGGCAGAAGCACCCCGACCGCCCCTTCATCCGCGGCGAACGCCTCCGCCAACGACTCGACAACCCACCAGCCTGGCTCTACGACTTCGTCGCGCATGTCGCCGCCCACAACTGCGTCGCCCGGGCCTGCGGCTTCATCACCAGCCTGGACCGGCTCCTGCACGATGGCCAGCCCAACTTGCCCCAGGCTCTCCTGAAGCGGTCCCGTCGCCCCGGACGGTCGATGGGCTCCTTCGCTCGCGCACTTGAGGACTTCTTCACCCAGCGCGGCTTGGCCCTTCCCGCCGACCAGGCCGAACGGCTCGCCGCCGGGCGGCGCAAGGGCCGCATCGACGTGGTCCCCGAACCTCTCAGGCCGGCGGTCATCGCCTTCGACGCCGCCCGGATGCGAGCCCAGGACCGGGCCCGACGGGCCGGAACCCGGCCTCGCAGTGACCACACCCTGGAAACCGCCCTGGTACCATGCGCGACCTGGCCAACTTCCTTGTGAACCAATGCACCAAGAACGACTGGGCCCTGGCGGACGTGCACGACATCGAGGCATTCCTGGCCACTCTGCCCAGGGCCCGCAAGCGGCGGCTGACTGTGCTGCGTCAGTTCTTCCGCTTCGCCCGCTCGCAGCACATCGTGCTGGTCGACCCGACCCGTACCCTGACTGCGAAGACGCCCAGCGGCTTCCGCGGCAGAATGCTCACCCTGGACCAGCAGCGGGCCCTCTTCCGGCGCTGGACCACCGACCAGCACGTCCACCCGCACGAGGCCCTGTTGGGCATGCTCGCTCTGCTGCATGGCGCCTCCAGTGCGGAAGTCCGCATGCTCCAGATCGCCGTGGACCCTGCCTCCTGGACAGTGCTGGAACGGTGCCTGGCCCATCGCGAGGCATGGCCGGCAGCCAATCCTCACGTGATGGTCACCAAAGGAACAAAGGCCGGGCGAAGCCCGGCATCAACTGCCTATCTATCCCACGTCCTTGACGACTGCGGATACCCACCCCGGATGATTCGCAGCACCCGACTCGTGGATCTCGTGAACACCATGGACCCCAAGCTCGTCGCGGCGGCCTTCGGCATGGACGCCCAGGGCGTGCTGGCCTATCTCGCCGACCGCATCGATCCCGGGCGCTTGCCGAACCCGTGAAGCTTCGGCAGCACCTCGGACGAGTTCGCCGGAACATGTGCGCTTTTCCGAAGGACTCGTTGGAGGCGATGGCGACGCTGTTCTTCTCCTCGCGCTTGGTCAGAACCTGGAATAGGAGTTCGGCGCCGTGCCGGTCCAGCTCCATGTAGCCGAGCTCATCGATGCAGAGAAGATCGACACGGCTGTAGCGGGCGATGGTCTTGTTCAACTGCTTCTCATCGGCGGCCTCGACCAGTTCGTTCACCAGCTTCGTGGCGAGCGTGTAGCGGATCCGGTAGCCCTTCATCGCCGCCTCGGTGCCCAGAGCAATGAGCATGTGTGACTTGCCGGTGCCGGAGTCGCCGATCAGACAGAGCGGTTGCCCCAGCTTGATCCATTCGCAGCTGGCGAGGGTGTGGACGGTGGCCGCGTCGATGTTGGGGTTCGCGTCGAAGTCGAACAACCGAAGGGATTTCTCCCGCGGGAAGTTCGCCGCCTTGATTCGCCGCTCCGAACGGCGGC includes:
- a CDS encoding NmrA family NAD(P)-binding protein — protein: MILVTGATGTIGRYLVQALAEADVPFRALVRDARKGKELDCEFAVGDFDDPVSMVSALKGVDRLLLNSGGALPVDGQQPMVRQQTGVIDTARAVGVSGVVKVSAWQPGPDAKLSVRAHWEIEQYLKASGLRWASLQPTGYMQNFFTGEGGFTHSGALEGPYDAGRVAYIDAYDVAACAAVLLTGPLRGDETYALTGPEALTHEEIAAKLAIPFRNLTPQEAAEGLQAQGLPDWFVDDLLRLYAEMAAGTMSEVTTAVRELTGRAPRAFDEFLANR
- a CDS encoding helix-turn-helix transcriptional regulator; translation: MKIRWRLRMAAAQCEVWTGTELRRLLAEKAGLELSSASVSALFTKEPSQVKMTTLAALCTALECTPNDLIEVDTTPVERPIAPPRPVVDLPKAVGSARGRSMPPL